A genomic segment from Pseudomonas sessilinigenes encodes:
- a CDS encoding SMI1/KNR4 family protein, producing MSEFPHDIDLDQFWGQDDPAKRLPPPSDQLIAELQEELGYRFPDSYVAFMRLRNGGRPELTCFPVEQGTSWAEDHCAIDSFLAISREGGDSLGGPSGSRFMIEDWGYPDLGIYICDCPSAGHDMVALDYSECGPQGEPRVVHVDQEGDYEVTVLAPDFETFVRGLVSWEVYDTSEQDYLDDLDKVANAEFSPMLAELLEHFAQVPDLGLRIRHIALGIVQDKRYFALHADPLSQLLYDLQFWLYQERHGVIGKQQYLQDYREMIAFAKGFGSGGYAPDFINDWWRARMAGGQLLQVGGGFAFSAEYRQHLLAQLAGFPATPLDLQEQP from the coding sequence ATGAGCGAATTTCCCCATGATATCGACCTGGACCAGTTCTGGGGCCAGGATGATCCCGCCAAGCGCCTGCCACCTCCCAGCGACCAGCTGATCGCCGAACTGCAAGAGGAACTGGGTTACCGCTTCCCCGATTCCTATGTGGCCTTCATGCGCCTGCGCAATGGCGGGCGGCCCGAGCTCACCTGTTTCCCGGTGGAGCAGGGCACCTCCTGGGCCGAGGATCATTGTGCTATCGACTCGTTCCTGGCCATCTCCCGCGAGGGTGGCGACAGTCTGGGCGGACCCTCCGGCAGCCGTTTCATGATCGAGGACTGGGGCTATCCGGACCTGGGGATCTACATCTGCGACTGCCCGTCCGCCGGGCACGACATGGTGGCCCTGGACTACAGCGAGTGCGGGCCGCAAGGTGAGCCGCGAGTGGTGCACGTGGACCAGGAGGGCGACTACGAGGTGACCGTCCTGGCCCCTGACTTCGAGACCTTCGTCCGTGGCCTGGTGTCCTGGGAGGTCTACGACACCTCCGAGCAGGACTACCTGGATGACCTGGACAAGGTGGCCAATGCCGAGTTCTCGCCGATGCTGGCCGAGCTGCTGGAACACTTCGCCCAGGTGCCGGACCTGGGCCTGCGCATCCGCCACATCGCCCTGGGCATCGTCCAGGACAAGCGCTACTTCGCCCTGCATGCCGACCCGCTGTCGCAACTGCTGTATGACCTGCAGTTCTGGCTGTACCAGGAACGCCACGGGGTCATCGGCAAGCAGCAGTACCTGCAGGACTACCGCGAGATGATCGCCTTCGCCAAGGGCTTCGGTAGCGGTGGCTACGCCCCTGACTTCATCAACGACTGGTGGCGGGCACGGATGGCCGGCGGCCAGTTGCTCCAGGTCGGTGGTGGTTTTGCCTTCAGCGCCGAATACCGCCAGCACCTGCTCGCGCAGCTGGCTGGCTTTCCCGCCACCCCCCTTGATCTCCAGGAGCAACCATGA
- the nudK gene encoding GDP-mannose pyrophosphatase NudK translates to MSEASIRITGEQTLSDNWYVLKKYSFELRRRDGSWQAQTREVYDRGNGATILLYNLERRTVLLTRQFRMPAYVNDHDGYLIETAAGLLDNASPEVRIRQEAEEETGYRVGEVQKVFDAFMSPGSVTERVHFFIARYQADDRIDDGGGLEHEGEDIEVLELDIDQALGMIHSGEIADGKTIMLLQYLQLHVLKPRSLMVLVAGPYRSGTGDDPTQLARNVEAMEQCAAQVLAAGHFPLLGEWVALPMTRLAGSTAVGDEVYEAQFHAYAERLLQRCDAVLRIGGPSAGCDAMLEQARRQGLAIYHGVEQLPVLAIPSPA, encoded by the coding sequence ATGAGCGAGGCCTCGATCCGCATCACCGGCGAGCAGACCCTCTCCGACAACTGGTATGTGCTGAAGAAATACAGCTTCGAGCTGCGTCGCCGCGACGGCAGCTGGCAGGCCCAGACCCGCGAGGTCTATGACCGCGGCAACGGCGCCACCATCTTGCTGTACAACCTGGAGCGGCGCACGGTGCTGCTGACCCGGCAGTTCCGCATGCCGGCCTATGTCAATGATCATGACGGCTACCTGATAGAGACCGCCGCCGGGCTGCTGGACAACGCCAGCCCCGAGGTGCGCATCCGCCAGGAAGCCGAGGAAGAAACCGGCTACCGGGTCGGCGAGGTGCAGAAGGTCTTCGACGCCTTCATGAGCCCCGGCTCGGTAACCGAGCGCGTGCATTTCTTCATCGCCCGCTACCAGGCCGATGACCGGATCGACGACGGCGGCGGCCTGGAGCACGAAGGCGAGGACATCGAGGTCCTGGAACTGGACATCGACCAGGCCCTGGGCATGATCCACAGCGGGGAAATCGCCGACGGCAAGACCATCATGCTCCTGCAGTACTTGCAGTTGCATGTGCTCAAGCCCCGCAGCCTGATGGTGCTGGTGGCCGGTCCTTACCGTTCCGGCACCGGTGATGACCCGACGCAGCTGGCGCGCAACGTCGAGGCCATGGAGCAGTGTGCGGCGCAGGTGCTGGCCGCCGGGCATTTTCCGCTGCTGGGGGAGTGGGTGGCCCTGCCCATGACGCGCCTGGCCGGCTCCACGGCAGTGGGCGATGAAGTCTACGAAGCGCAGTTCCATGCCTATGCCGAGCGCCTGTTGCAGCGCTGCGATGCGGTGTTGCGGATTGGCGGGCCATCGGCCGGCTGCGACGCCATGCTCGAGCAGGCCCGACGCCAGGGCCTGGCCATCTATCACGGGGTGGAACAACTGCCGGTACTGGCCATCCCATCCCCGGCCTGA